One part of the Spiroplasma turonicum genome encodes these proteins:
- the gpmI gene encoding 2,3-bisphosphoglycerate-independent phosphoglycerate mutase — protein sequence MITKKPVVLAILDGWGLAPNDPGNAVIKANMQFVESLKKDYPWVEAHASGEWVGLPEGQMGNSEVGHIHLGAGRIKYESLSLINKAIKDNDFEKNQEIQNTIEFVKKNNSALHIMGLFSDGGVHSHMKHMFAAFEAAAKAGLKEIYIHLFTDGRDTKPKVAINYLDELYSLFKKYGVGQVGSISGRYYSMDRDKRMERTAEGYKSLVDRSLSASFTDPYAYINEQYEAGKDDEGILPAYNSSCPDGYVKENDAVIFTNFRPDRAIQMASTFTNKDYLAWSDSSFKDLTYLGDKIYFLSMMEYAESVGSKHVAFKPIEVINGLGEWLSSKGYQQLRIAETEKIAHVTFFFDGGKDYFKNGLATPEEVKLKNASIDLIPSPKVATYDLKPEMSAVEITNKLVERIKENKYDLIVLNYANCDMVGHTGDLEATIKGVKTLDEQLKRLYDAAKLNNYTLIITADHGNAEIMIDKEGGPNKKHTSQPVPIIITDKSIKLRKKDAAIADVAPTICEILGVEKPKEMTQNSLIEW from the coding sequence ATGATAACAAAAAAACCAGTAGTATTAGCTATTTTAGATGGTTGAGGATTAGCACCAAACGATCCAGGTAATGCAGTTATTAAAGCTAATATGCAATTTGTTGAAAGTTTAAAGAAAGATTATCCATGAGTAGAAGCTCATGCTAGTGGTGAATGAGTAGGTTTACCAGAAGGACAAATGGGTAACTCAGAAGTTGGTCATATTCATTTAGGTGCAGGAAGAATAAAATATGAATCTTTATCATTGATTAACAAGGCTATAAAAGATAATGATTTTGAAAAAAATCAAGAAATACAAAATACAATAGAATTTGTTAAAAAAAATAATAGTGCTTTACATATTATGGGGTTATTTTCAGATGGTGGAGTACATTCACATATGAAACACATGTTTGCAGCATTTGAAGCAGCTGCAAAAGCTGGCTTAAAAGAGATTTATATTCATTTATTTACTGATGGAAGAGATACAAAACCTAAAGTGGCTATTAATTATTTAGATGAATTATATAGCTTATTTAAAAAATATGGAGTTGGTCAAGTAGGTTCAATATCAGGTAGATATTATTCAATGGACAGAGATAAAAGAATGGAAAGAACTGCTGAGGGTTATAAATCACTAGTAGACAGAAGTTTATCTGCTTCATTTACAGACCCTTATGCATATATAAATGAACAATATGAAGCCGGAAAAGATGATGAAGGAATTTTACCAGCTTATAATAGTAGTTGTCCAGATGGTTATGTAAAAGAAAATGATGCTGTAATTTTTACTAATTTCAGACCAGATAGAGCAATTCAAATGGCAAGTACTTTTACTAATAAAGATTATTTGGCTTGAAGTGATTCATCATTTAAAGATCTTACATATTTAGGAGATAAAATATACTTCTTATCAATGATGGAATATGCTGAAAGTGTCGGTTCAAAACACGTAGCATTTAAACCAATTGAAGTTATTAATGGACTTGGTGAATGATTAAGTTCAAAAGGCTATCAACAATTAAGAATCGCAGAAACTGAAAAAATAGCTCACGTTACTTTCTTTTTTGATGGTGGAAAAGATTACTTCAAAAATGGATTAGCTACTCCTGAAGAAGTAAAATTAAAAAATGCAAGCATTGATTTAATACCTTCACCAAAAGTAGCAACTTATGATTTAAAACCAGAAATGTCTGCTGTAGAAATAACTAATAAATTAGTTGAAAGAATTAAGGAAAATAAATATGATTTAATTGTTTTAAATTATGCTAATTGTGATATGGTTGGTCATACAGGTGATTTAGAAGCAACTATCAAAGGTGTAAAAACACTAGATGAACAATTAAAAAGATTATATGATGCAGCTAAACTTAATAACTACACATTAATAATCACTGCAGATCATGGTAATGCAGAAATCATGATTGACAAAGAAGGCGGACCAAATAAAAAACACACAAGTCAACCAGTACCAATTATAATAACTGATAAATCAATAAAATTAAGAAAAAAAGATGCAGCAATAGCTGATGTAGCACCCACTATTTGTGAAATATTAGGAGTTGAAAAACCTAAAGAAATGACTCAAAATTCATTAATTGAATGATAA